The following proteins are co-located in the Hevea brasiliensis isolate MT/VB/25A 57/8 chromosome 11, ASM3005281v1, whole genome shotgun sequence genome:
- the LOC110660304 gene encoding transcriptional corepressor LEUNIG isoform X5 has translation MSQTNWEADKMLDVYIYDYLMKRKLHNSAKAFQAEGKVSPDPVAIDAPGGFLFEWWSVFWDIFIARTNEKHSEAAASYIETQMVKARELQHQQHPKPQQHQQMQMQQLLLQRHAQQQQQQQQQQQQQQQRRDGNQHPSGSANGLAANDVTRHNPATANALATKMYEDRLKLPLQRDSLDEASMKQRLSDNVGQLLDPNHASLLKAAALGGQPPGQALHGIPGGSGNLQQAQNRNQQLPVSTQDIKSEINAMINPRSAGTDGSLIGVHGPNQGGSNLTLKGWPLTGVDQLGLLQHPRLMQSSQALSKLQLQQQLILQAQQNLSSQSINDLERRKLRMLLNNQNLGLGKDVPLNSGDVLGNFGSPMQVNSPILPRGDTDLLIKHVSQLQQQQYQQIPLANQQSQNSNHSLQQQDKIIGSSSMTMDGSMANTFQGNDQASKSQIGRKRKQPGSSSGPANSSGTANTTGPSPSSPSTPSTHTPGDAISVPTVPHNNGSSKSLLMFGSDGMGSLASASNELADIDRFVDDRTLDDNVESFFSHDAADLRDRVSQSADISKGIPFSEIRLIPASTSKVECCHFSSDGKLLATGGHDKKATLWCTESFTAKSTLEEHCQWITDVRFSPSISRLATSSADKTVRVWDADNPGYSLRTFTGHSTTVMSVDFHPSKEDLICSCDNDSEVRYWSIKNGSCVGVFKGGATQTRFQPHFGRILAAAAENVVSILDVETKMCRLKFQGHKNQIHSVCWDPSGEYVASVSDDLVRVWTVGSGSKGEYIHELSCTGNKFHTCVFHPTYSSLLIIGCYENLELWNMAENKTMDVRAHDKLVSDLAVSNVTGLVASASHDKYVKLWK, from the exons ATGTCTCAGACCAACTGGGAAGCTGATAAAAT GCTGGATGTTTATATATATGATTACCTTATGAAGAGAAAACTTCATAATTCTGCAAAGGCATTTCAGGCTGAGGGGAAAGTGTCCCCAGATCCTGTTG CTATTGATGCACCTGGTGGTTTTCTCTTTGAGTGGTGGTCTGTCTTTTGGGACATATTTATTGCTAGAACAAATGAGAAGCACTCAGAAGCTGCGGCATCTTACATTGAG ACTCAAATGGTCAAGGCACGGGAGCTGCAGCATCAACAGCATCCAAAACCTCAGCAACATCAGCAGATGCAGATGCAGCAGCTGTTATTACAGAGGCATgctcagcagcagcagcagcagcagcaacaacaacaacaacaacaacaacgaaGAGATGGGAACCAACATCCAAGTGGATCTGCCAATGGACTTGCTGCTAATGATGTCACAAGACATAACCCTGCAACTGCAAATGCTTTAGCAACCAAAATGTATGAGGACAGACTAAAGCTTCCACTTCAGAGGGATTCCTTGGATGAAGCGTCCATGAAG CAAAGATTAAGTGATAATGTGGGCCAGCTTCTGGATCCAAATCATGCCTCATTGTTGAAGGCAGCTGCATTGGGTGGCCAACCTCCGGG GCAAGCACTGCATGGTATTCCTGGGGGCTCAGGAAATCTGCAGCAAGCTCAAAACCGGAATCAGCAGCTTCCTGTGTCTACCCAG GACATAAAGAGTGAGATCAATGCCATGATAAATCCCAGGAGCGCTGGTACAGATGGATCATTGATTGGAGTTCACG GACCAAATCAAGGGGGAAGCAATTTGACCTTGAAAGGATGGCCTCTAACA GGAGTGGATCAGCTTGGGCTTCTTCAGCATCCGAGGTTGATGCAATCCTCTCAGGCACTCAGTAAATTGCAGTTACAACAGCAGTTGATCCTTCAAGCTCAGCAAAACTTGTCATCACAATCTATCAATGATTTGGAGCGAAGAAAACTGAGAATGCTTCTTAATAACCAGAATTTGGGTCTTGGGAAGGATGTCCCTTTAAATTCTGGTGATGTTCTTGGTAACTTTGGATCACCAATGCAAGTAAATAGCCCTATATTGCCTCGTGGAGACACTGATCTACTAATTAAG CATGTTTCTCAGTTACAGCAGCAACAGTATCAACAGATTCCACTTGCGAATCAGCagtctcaaaattcaaatcaCAGCcttcagcaacaagataagatcaTCGGTTCTAGCAGCATGACAATGGATGGTAGCATGGCAAACACTTTTCAAGGAAATGACCAG GCTTCAAAAAGTCAAATTGGACGAAAGAGAAAGCAGCCAGGATCGTCTTCAGGCCCTGCCAATAGTTCAGGCACTGCTAACACCACTGGACCTTCCCCAAGTTCTCCTTCAACACCTTCCACTCACACACCCGGGGATGCTATTTCAGTTCCCACTGTGCCACACAATAATGGTTCTTCTAAGTCTCTGCTTATGTTTGGGTCTGATGGAATGGGCTCCCTCGCATCTGCTTCAAATGAACTG GCTGATATAGACCGTTTTGTGGATGATAGAACTCTGGACGACAATGTAGAATCTTTCTTTTCTCATGATGCTGCAGATCTTAGAGATAGAGTTAGTCAATCCGCAGATATCAGCAAAG GTATTCCATTTTCGGAGATCCGGCTTATTCCTGCGAGTACAAGTAAAGTTGAATGTTGTCACTTCTCATCGGATGGAAAATTGCTTGCAACTGGTGGGCATGACAAAAAG GCTACATTGTGGTGCACAGAGTCATTTACAGCGAAGTCCACCCTTGAAGAGCATTGTCAATGGATCACTGATGTCCGTTTCAGCCCAAGCATCTCACGTCTTGCAACATCTTCAGCTGACAAAACTGTCAGGGTTTGGGATGCTGATAAT CCAGGCTACTCGCTTCGCACATTTACAGGACATTCTACAACTGTGATGTCAGTGGATTTCCATCCTAGTAAAGAGGACCTTATCTGTTCATGTGATAATGACAGTGAGGTTCGCTACTGGAGTATAAAGAATGGTAGTTGTGTTGGAGTCTTTAAG GGCGGTGCTACTCAGACAAGGTTTCAACCTCATTTTGGAAGGATCCTTGCAGCTGCTGCAGAGAATGTGGTATCCATACTAGATGTTGAGACTAAAATGTGTAGGCTTAAATTCCAG GGCCATAAAAACCAAATCCATTCTGTGTGTTGGGATCCTTCTGGCGAGTATGTGGCATCTGTGAGTGATGACTTGGTTAGAGTGTGGACGGTGGGCTCCGGCAGTAAAGGGGAATACATTCATGAATTGAGCTGTACTGGCAACAAATTTCATACTTGTGTTTTCCATCCCACTTACTCGTCTCTGCTGATCATTGGCTGCTATGAG AATCTGGAGCTTTGGAACATGGCTGAGAACAAGACGATGGATGTACGTGCGCATGACAAATTGGTATCTGATTTGGCAGTGTCAAATGTTACTGGCTTGGTAGCTTCTGCTAGTCATGACAAGTATGTCAAGCTCTGGAAGTGA
- the LOC110660304 gene encoding transcriptional corepressor LEUNIG isoform X1: MSQTNWEADKMLDVYIYDYLMKRKLHNSAKAFQAEGKVSPDPVAIDAPGGFLFEWWSVFWDIFIARTNEKHSEAAASYIETQMVKARELQHQQHPKPQQHQQMQMQQLLLQRHAQQQQQQQQQQQQQQQRRDGNQHPSGSANGLAANDVTRHNPATANALATKMYEDRLKLPLQRDSLDEASMKQRLSDNVGQLLDPNHASLLKAAALGGQPPGYFPMQALHGIPGGSGNLQQAQNRNQQLPVSTQQDIKSEINAMINPRSAGTDGSLIGVHGPNQGGSNLTLKGWPLTGVDQLGLLQHPRLMQSSQALSKLQLQQQLILQAQQNLSSQSINDLERRKLRMLLNNQNLGLGKDVPLNSGDVLGNFGSPMQVNSPILPRGDTDLLIKHVSQLQQQQYQQIPLANQQSQNSNHSLQQQDKIIGSSSMTMDGSMANTFQGNDQASKSQIGRKRKQPGSSSGPANSSGTANTTGPSPSSPSTPSTHTPGDAISVPTVPHNNGSSKSLLMFGSDGMGSLASASNELADIDRFVDDRTLDDNVESFFSHDAADLRDRVSQSADISKGIPFSEIRLIPASTSKVECCHFSSDGKLLATGGHDKKATLWCTESFTAKSTLEEHCQWITDVRFSPSISRLATSSADKTVRVWDADNPGYSLRTFTGHSTTVMSVDFHPSKEDLICSCDNDSEVRYWSIKNGSCVGVFKGGATQTRFQPHFGRILAAAAENVVSILDVETKMCRLKFQGHKNQIHSVCWDPSGEYVASVSDDLVRVWTVGSGSKGEYIHELSCTGNKFHTCVFHPTYSSLLIIGCYENLELWNMAENKTMDVRAHDKLVSDLAVSNVTGLVASASHDKYVKLWK, from the exons ATGTCTCAGACCAACTGGGAAGCTGATAAAAT GCTGGATGTTTATATATATGATTACCTTATGAAGAGAAAACTTCATAATTCTGCAAAGGCATTTCAGGCTGAGGGGAAAGTGTCCCCAGATCCTGTTG CTATTGATGCACCTGGTGGTTTTCTCTTTGAGTGGTGGTCTGTCTTTTGGGACATATTTATTGCTAGAACAAATGAGAAGCACTCAGAAGCTGCGGCATCTTACATTGAG ACTCAAATGGTCAAGGCACGGGAGCTGCAGCATCAACAGCATCCAAAACCTCAGCAACATCAGCAGATGCAGATGCAGCAGCTGTTATTACAGAGGCATgctcagcagcagcagcagcagcagcaacaacaacaacaacaacaacaacgaaGAGATGGGAACCAACATCCAAGTGGATCTGCCAATGGACTTGCTGCTAATGATGTCACAAGACATAACCCTGCAACTGCAAATGCTTTAGCAACCAAAATGTATGAGGACAGACTAAAGCTTCCACTTCAGAGGGATTCCTTGGATGAAGCGTCCATGAAG CAAAGATTAAGTGATAATGTGGGCCAGCTTCTGGATCCAAATCATGCCTCATTGTTGAAGGCAGCTGCATTGGGTGGCCAACCTCCGGGGTACTTTCCAAT GCAAGCACTGCATGGTATTCCTGGGGGCTCAGGAAATCTGCAGCAAGCTCAAAACCGGAATCAGCAGCTTCCTGTGTCTACCCAG CAGGACATAAAGAGTGAGATCAATGCCATGATAAATCCCAGGAGCGCTGGTACAGATGGATCATTGATTGGAGTTCACG GACCAAATCAAGGGGGAAGCAATTTGACCTTGAAAGGATGGCCTCTAACA GGAGTGGATCAGCTTGGGCTTCTTCAGCATCCGAGGTTGATGCAATCCTCTCAGGCACTCAGTAAATTGCAGTTACAACAGCAGTTGATCCTTCAAGCTCAGCAAAACTTGTCATCACAATCTATCAATGATTTGGAGCGAAGAAAACTGAGAATGCTTCTTAATAACCAGAATTTGGGTCTTGGGAAGGATGTCCCTTTAAATTCTGGTGATGTTCTTGGTAACTTTGGATCACCAATGCAAGTAAATAGCCCTATATTGCCTCGTGGAGACACTGATCTACTAATTAAG CATGTTTCTCAGTTACAGCAGCAACAGTATCAACAGATTCCACTTGCGAATCAGCagtctcaaaattcaaatcaCAGCcttcagcaacaagataagatcaTCGGTTCTAGCAGCATGACAATGGATGGTAGCATGGCAAACACTTTTCAAGGAAATGACCAG GCTTCAAAAAGTCAAATTGGACGAAAGAGAAAGCAGCCAGGATCGTCTTCAGGCCCTGCCAATAGTTCAGGCACTGCTAACACCACTGGACCTTCCCCAAGTTCTCCTTCAACACCTTCCACTCACACACCCGGGGATGCTATTTCAGTTCCCACTGTGCCACACAATAATGGTTCTTCTAAGTCTCTGCTTATGTTTGGGTCTGATGGAATGGGCTCCCTCGCATCTGCTTCAAATGAACTG GCTGATATAGACCGTTTTGTGGATGATAGAACTCTGGACGACAATGTAGAATCTTTCTTTTCTCATGATGCTGCAGATCTTAGAGATAGAGTTAGTCAATCCGCAGATATCAGCAAAG GTATTCCATTTTCGGAGATCCGGCTTATTCCTGCGAGTACAAGTAAAGTTGAATGTTGTCACTTCTCATCGGATGGAAAATTGCTTGCAACTGGTGGGCATGACAAAAAG GCTACATTGTGGTGCACAGAGTCATTTACAGCGAAGTCCACCCTTGAAGAGCATTGTCAATGGATCACTGATGTCCGTTTCAGCCCAAGCATCTCACGTCTTGCAACATCTTCAGCTGACAAAACTGTCAGGGTTTGGGATGCTGATAAT CCAGGCTACTCGCTTCGCACATTTACAGGACATTCTACAACTGTGATGTCAGTGGATTTCCATCCTAGTAAAGAGGACCTTATCTGTTCATGTGATAATGACAGTGAGGTTCGCTACTGGAGTATAAAGAATGGTAGTTGTGTTGGAGTCTTTAAG GGCGGTGCTACTCAGACAAGGTTTCAACCTCATTTTGGAAGGATCCTTGCAGCTGCTGCAGAGAATGTGGTATCCATACTAGATGTTGAGACTAAAATGTGTAGGCTTAAATTCCAG GGCCATAAAAACCAAATCCATTCTGTGTGTTGGGATCCTTCTGGCGAGTATGTGGCATCTGTGAGTGATGACTTGGTTAGAGTGTGGACGGTGGGCTCCGGCAGTAAAGGGGAATACATTCATGAATTGAGCTGTACTGGCAACAAATTTCATACTTGTGTTTTCCATCCCACTTACTCGTCTCTGCTGATCATTGGCTGCTATGAG AATCTGGAGCTTTGGAACATGGCTGAGAACAAGACGATGGATGTACGTGCGCATGACAAATTGGTATCTGATTTGGCAGTGTCAAATGTTACTGGCTTGGTAGCTTCTGCTAGTCATGACAAGTATGTCAAGCTCTGGAAGTGA
- the LOC110660304 gene encoding transcriptional corepressor LEUNIG isoform X4, whose protein sequence is MSQTNWEADKMLDVYIYDYLMKRKLHNSAKAFQAEGKVSPDPVAIDAPGGFLFEWWSVFWDIFIARTNEKHSEAAASYIETQMVKARELQHQQHPKPQQHQQMQMQQLLLQRHAQQQQQQQQQQQQQQQRRDGNQHPSGSANGLAANDVTRHNPATANALATKMYEDRLKLPLQRDSLDEASMKQRLSDNVGQLLDPNHASLLKAAALGGQPPGQALHGIPGGSGNLQQAQNRNQQLPVSTQQDIKSEINAMINPRSAGTDGSLIGVHGPNQGGSNLTLKGWPLTGVDQLGLLQHPRLMQSSQALSKLQLQQQLILQAQQNLSSQSINDLERRKLRMLLNNQNLGLGKDVPLNSGDVLGNFGSPMQVNSPILPRGDTDLLIKHVSQLQQQQYQQIPLANQQSQNSNHSLQQQDKIIGSSSMTMDGSMANTFQGNDQASKSQIGRKRKQPGSSSGPANSSGTANTTGPSPSSPSTPSTHTPGDAISVPTVPHNNGSSKSLLMFGSDGMGSLASASNELADIDRFVDDRTLDDNVESFFSHDAADLRDRVSQSADISKGIPFSEIRLIPASTSKVECCHFSSDGKLLATGGHDKKATLWCTESFTAKSTLEEHCQWITDVRFSPSISRLATSSADKTVRVWDADNPGYSLRTFTGHSTTVMSVDFHPSKEDLICSCDNDSEVRYWSIKNGSCVGVFKGGATQTRFQPHFGRILAAAAENVVSILDVETKMCRLKFQGHKNQIHSVCWDPSGEYVASVSDDLVRVWTVGSGSKGEYIHELSCTGNKFHTCVFHPTYSSLLIIGCYENLELWNMAENKTMDVRAHDKLVSDLAVSNVTGLVASASHDKYVKLWK, encoded by the exons ATGTCTCAGACCAACTGGGAAGCTGATAAAAT GCTGGATGTTTATATATATGATTACCTTATGAAGAGAAAACTTCATAATTCTGCAAAGGCATTTCAGGCTGAGGGGAAAGTGTCCCCAGATCCTGTTG CTATTGATGCACCTGGTGGTTTTCTCTTTGAGTGGTGGTCTGTCTTTTGGGACATATTTATTGCTAGAACAAATGAGAAGCACTCAGAAGCTGCGGCATCTTACATTGAG ACTCAAATGGTCAAGGCACGGGAGCTGCAGCATCAACAGCATCCAAAACCTCAGCAACATCAGCAGATGCAGATGCAGCAGCTGTTATTACAGAGGCATgctcagcagcagcagcagcagcagcaacaacaacaacaacaacaacaacgaaGAGATGGGAACCAACATCCAAGTGGATCTGCCAATGGACTTGCTGCTAATGATGTCACAAGACATAACCCTGCAACTGCAAATGCTTTAGCAACCAAAATGTATGAGGACAGACTAAAGCTTCCACTTCAGAGGGATTCCTTGGATGAAGCGTCCATGAAG CAAAGATTAAGTGATAATGTGGGCCAGCTTCTGGATCCAAATCATGCCTCATTGTTGAAGGCAGCTGCATTGGGTGGCCAACCTCCGGG GCAAGCACTGCATGGTATTCCTGGGGGCTCAGGAAATCTGCAGCAAGCTCAAAACCGGAATCAGCAGCTTCCTGTGTCTACCCAG CAGGACATAAAGAGTGAGATCAATGCCATGATAAATCCCAGGAGCGCTGGTACAGATGGATCATTGATTGGAGTTCACG GACCAAATCAAGGGGGAAGCAATTTGACCTTGAAAGGATGGCCTCTAACA GGAGTGGATCAGCTTGGGCTTCTTCAGCATCCGAGGTTGATGCAATCCTCTCAGGCACTCAGTAAATTGCAGTTACAACAGCAGTTGATCCTTCAAGCTCAGCAAAACTTGTCATCACAATCTATCAATGATTTGGAGCGAAGAAAACTGAGAATGCTTCTTAATAACCAGAATTTGGGTCTTGGGAAGGATGTCCCTTTAAATTCTGGTGATGTTCTTGGTAACTTTGGATCACCAATGCAAGTAAATAGCCCTATATTGCCTCGTGGAGACACTGATCTACTAATTAAG CATGTTTCTCAGTTACAGCAGCAACAGTATCAACAGATTCCACTTGCGAATCAGCagtctcaaaattcaaatcaCAGCcttcagcaacaagataagatcaTCGGTTCTAGCAGCATGACAATGGATGGTAGCATGGCAAACACTTTTCAAGGAAATGACCAG GCTTCAAAAAGTCAAATTGGACGAAAGAGAAAGCAGCCAGGATCGTCTTCAGGCCCTGCCAATAGTTCAGGCACTGCTAACACCACTGGACCTTCCCCAAGTTCTCCTTCAACACCTTCCACTCACACACCCGGGGATGCTATTTCAGTTCCCACTGTGCCACACAATAATGGTTCTTCTAAGTCTCTGCTTATGTTTGGGTCTGATGGAATGGGCTCCCTCGCATCTGCTTCAAATGAACTG GCTGATATAGACCGTTTTGTGGATGATAGAACTCTGGACGACAATGTAGAATCTTTCTTTTCTCATGATGCTGCAGATCTTAGAGATAGAGTTAGTCAATCCGCAGATATCAGCAAAG GTATTCCATTTTCGGAGATCCGGCTTATTCCTGCGAGTACAAGTAAAGTTGAATGTTGTCACTTCTCATCGGATGGAAAATTGCTTGCAACTGGTGGGCATGACAAAAAG GCTACATTGTGGTGCACAGAGTCATTTACAGCGAAGTCCACCCTTGAAGAGCATTGTCAATGGATCACTGATGTCCGTTTCAGCCCAAGCATCTCACGTCTTGCAACATCTTCAGCTGACAAAACTGTCAGGGTTTGGGATGCTGATAAT CCAGGCTACTCGCTTCGCACATTTACAGGACATTCTACAACTGTGATGTCAGTGGATTTCCATCCTAGTAAAGAGGACCTTATCTGTTCATGTGATAATGACAGTGAGGTTCGCTACTGGAGTATAAAGAATGGTAGTTGTGTTGGAGTCTTTAAG GGCGGTGCTACTCAGACAAGGTTTCAACCTCATTTTGGAAGGATCCTTGCAGCTGCTGCAGAGAATGTGGTATCCATACTAGATGTTGAGACTAAAATGTGTAGGCTTAAATTCCAG GGCCATAAAAACCAAATCCATTCTGTGTGTTGGGATCCTTCTGGCGAGTATGTGGCATCTGTGAGTGATGACTTGGTTAGAGTGTGGACGGTGGGCTCCGGCAGTAAAGGGGAATACATTCATGAATTGAGCTGTACTGGCAACAAATTTCATACTTGTGTTTTCCATCCCACTTACTCGTCTCTGCTGATCATTGGCTGCTATGAG AATCTGGAGCTTTGGAACATGGCTGAGAACAAGACGATGGATGTACGTGCGCATGACAAATTGGTATCTGATTTGGCAGTGTCAAATGTTACTGGCTTGGTAGCTTCTGCTAGTCATGACAAGTATGTCAAGCTCTGGAAGTGA